The sequence below is a genomic window from Coleofasciculus chthonoplastes PCC 7420.
ATGGCAACTATGCCTACTACTTAGAGAAAAAAGCCCTCGCCGAAGAAACTGCCGTCAGTCAAGAACGGAAACATCAGAATGTATTGCGGCGAGAGTTGGAATGGCTGAAACGAGGTCCAAAAGCGCGGAGTACGAAGCAGAAAGCGCGAATTGATCGCATCCATCAGATGCAGGATCAAGAGTTTAAACAGGCTCAAGGCAAAGTCGATATTTCCACAGCCAGTCGTCGGATTGGCAAGAAAGTCATTGAGTTAGAGAATGTCTCCAAGGGGTACAGCGATCGCACGTTAATCCAAGACTTTACTTACGAATTTAGTCCCGATGATCGGGTTGGCATTATTGGCGAAAATGGTAGTGGTAAATCTACATTAATGGATATTATCACTGGGCGGATTGAGCCAGATTCAGGTGAGGTGGATATTGGCGCAACGATTCATATCGGCTATTTTGATCAGCATTCTGATCATTTACTAACGGCAAGCAATCAAAATCAGCGGGTGATTGATTACCTCAAAGAAGTGGCAGAATATGTGCAAGCTGGGGATGGAACGCTGATTACGGCATCACAAATGTTAGAGCGTTTTCTGTTTCCACCAAATCAACAATATGTTCCCATTCATAAACTGTCTGGGGGAGAAAAGCGCCGCCTATTTTTGTTGCGCGTCTTAATGAGCGCTCCCAATGTGCTAATTTTGGACGAACCGACCAATGATTTAGATGTACAAACGCTTTCGGTATTGGAAGATTACCTAGAAAATTTCAATGGCTGTGTGATTGTGGTATCTCACGATCGCTATTTTTTAGATCGCACCGTCAACAAAATTTTTGCCTTAGAATCAGAAGGGAGTCTGCGTCAGTATCCGGGTAACTATTCTGTGTATCTGGATTACAAGGAAGCGGAAGCAGCAGCATCGGCTGAAGCCAGTGCTAAGATGCAACAGAAGTCAGAAAAGTCGGCAAATGGGGAAACGCTGACAACGCAATCGTCTGGTAATGGAAAACCGCGTCGGCTTTCTAATTGGGAACGGCGCGAGTTTGAAGAATTAGAGGATAAAATTCCCCAACTGGAAGCGGAGAAGGCAGAGGTGGAAAAAGCGCTGTATAATTCATCTCCTGGTAAAGTGGATCAGGTGCAGGAACTTTATCAGAAATTAGAAACCTTGACTCATACTATTGATACAGCCACAGAACGTTGGTTGGAATTGGCGGAAATTGGGGAATAGTCTTATGTCATTCGTCATTCGTCATACTCGCTTCCCAAAAGAAGCAAGCTACGTCATTTGTCATTTTTCCTTAATTAAGGGACGGTGGATTAAACTTCAAAATTGAACATTAAACATTCATAATTCAATGGCATATCAATCTATCGAGAATTACGGCATTATCGGCAATATGCACACCACAGCCTTAGTTGGCTTAGGAGGTTCAATTGACTGGTTTTGCTTTCCTCGACACGATTCTCCGAGTGTTTTTGCCGCGTTACTGGATGCTGAGAAAGGGGGTCATTTTAAGATTGCTCCCTGTGTGGATGGTGTCACTCATAAACAGTTATATTGGCCCGAAACGAATGTGTTGGTGACTCGCTTCTTGGCATCTTGTGGGGTGGGTGAGATTATTGATTTTATGCCTGTGGGTATGCCTGTGAATCAGCAAGGGTATCACTGGTTAGTGCGGCAAGTGAGAGTCGTTCGCTGCAAGATGAAGTTTCGCTTAGAATGCTATCCTGCTTTTAATTATGCCCGCGATCGCCACGAGACGATTCTCTCATCCACGGGGGCGTGTTTTAAGTCGCCGTCTCTGAGTTTGGGATTGGTGACGGATGTTCCCTTAAAACAAGATGAATGCGGTGTCTTCACCGAATTTACGTTAGAGTCTGGACAAACCGCCGTTTTTGTGCTGCAAGAAACTGACCAGGATGGGGGGTGTAGTTTGCCACTTCGCCATCAAGAAGCGATGCAACTCTTTGACGATACGGTGGCGTATTGGCGACGCTGGATTGGCAAATGTACTTATGAAGGTCGATGGCGCGAGACGGTGGAACGTTCCGCCCTGGCGTTGAAGTTACTCACCTACGAACCCACGGGAGCAATTATAGCAGCGCCGACGTGTAGCTTACCGGAAATGATTGGGGGTTCCCGAAATTGGGATTACCGCTATACCTGGATTCGAGATGCATCCTTTACCGTGTATGCTTTACTCCGTATCGGGTTTACCGAGGAAGCCGCCCAGTTCATGCGGTTCTTGGAAAATCGCTGTCAGGAGTTGGATTCCGATGATCCGTTGCAGATTATGTATGGTATTGATGGCTATCATAATCTTGATGAAGAGATTCTGGATCATCTTGAGGGGTATAAGGGATCTTACCCGGTTCGGATTGGTAATGGGGCTTATAAGCAGTTACAGCTTGATATCTATGGCGAGTTGATGGATTCGGTGTATTTGTTCAACAAATATGGCACCCCGATTTCCTATGAC
It includes:
- a CDS encoding ABC-F family ATP-binding cassette domain-containing protein, translated to MSIFTLQSVKKDFGIKEILKDASFSLDTTDKVGLIGTNGSGKSTLLKMIAGLEPIDGGQFLVNPGARIAYLPQQPNLDENRTVLEQIFADSGEQMRLIRDYEELSHKLARNSDDKQVMARLSQVTQRIETLGAWDLETSAKVILTKLGIQDFDTPIGNLSGGYRKRIALATALLSEPDVLLMDEPTNHLDAMSVEWLQGYLKSYPGAILLITHDRYFLDQVTNRIIEIDRGDIYTYNGNYAYYLEKKALAEETAVSQERKHQNVLRRELEWLKRGPKARSTKQKARIDRIHQMQDQEFKQAQGKVDISTASRRIGKKVIELENVSKGYSDRTLIQDFTYEFSPDDRVGIIGENGSGKSTLMDIITGRIEPDSGEVDIGATIHIGYFDQHSDHLLTASNQNQRVIDYLKEVAEYVQAGDGTLITASQMLERFLFPPNQQYVPIHKLSGGEKRRLFLLRVLMSAPNVLILDEPTNDLDVQTLSVLEDYLENFNGCVIVVSHDRYFLDRTVNKIFALESEGSLRQYPGNYSVYLDYKEAEAAASAEASAKMQQKSEKSANGETLTTQSSGNGKPRRLSNWERREFEELEDKIPQLEAEKAEVEKALYNSSPGKVDQVQELYQKLETLTHTIDTATERWLELAEIGE
- a CDS encoding glycoside hydrolase family 15 protein codes for the protein MAYQSIENYGIIGNMHTTALVGLGGSIDWFCFPRHDSPSVFAALLDAEKGGHFKIAPCVDGVTHKQLYWPETNVLVTRFLASCGVGEIIDFMPVGMPVNQQGYHWLVRQVRVVRCKMKFRLECYPAFNYARDRHETILSSTGACFKSPSLSLGLVTDVPLKQDECGVFTEFTLESGQTAVFVLQETDQDGGCSLPLRHQEAMQLFDDTVAYWRRWIGKCTYEGRWRETVERSALALKLLTYEPTGAIIAAPTCSLPEMIGGSRNWDYRYTWIRDASFTVYALLRIGFTEEAAQFMRFLENRCQELDSDDPLQIMYGIDGYHNLDEEILDHLEGYKGSYPVRIGNGAYKQLQLDIYGELMDSVYLFNKYGTPISYDLWRSLRRLLNWVCDNWQRQDEGIWETRGGRKDYIYSNLMCWVALDRGLRLAQKRSFPADHQRWLTERDRIYEEIMTKGWSEERQAFVQYYGSTSLDASNLIMPLVFFMSPTDPRMLKTLDAINSPPEVGGLVSDSLVYRYNPEEAPDGLSGTEGTFNLCTFWLVEALTRAGKVDTKRLERARLIFEQMLSYANHLGLYAEETGSSGEALGNFPQAFTHVSLISAAWNLNRAIEHNL